One genomic segment of Panicum virgatum strain AP13 chromosome 2N, P.virgatum_v5, whole genome shotgun sequence includes these proteins:
- the LOC120659954 gene encoding uncharacterized protein LOC120659954 isoform X2 — translation MAEGEPKQKLSPADSQAVALAFIRALGAGARLPAAADQPDAYSALVRAILSSAAVSTSPGPRVSCTIAVSPAVTNGYNTLHGGAVAALAEAVGMACARAAAGDKEMFLGELSTAYLAAARLDSEVDVEAQILRKGRSVVVTTIEFRLKDTKKLCYTSRATFYIMPVASL, via the exons ATGGCGGAGGGGGAGCCCAAGCAGAAGCTGTCGCCGGCGGACTCCCAGGCGGTGGCACTAGCGTTCATCCGCGCCCTAGGCGCCGGCGCGCGCCTCCCGGCCGCGGCCGACCAGCCCGATGCCTACTCCGCGCTCGTCCGCGCCAtcctctcctccgccgccgtctccacCTCCCCGGGCCCGCGGGTCTCCTGCACCATCGCCGTCTCGCCCGCCGTGACC AACGGGTACAAcacgctccacggcggcgcggtggcggccttGGCCGAGGCCGTCGGGATGGCgtgcgcgcgggccgccgccggggacaaGGAGATGTTCCTCGGTGAGCTCAGCACCGCgtacctcgccgccgcgcgccttgAT TCTGAAGTGGACGTTGAAGCGCAGATACTGAGGAAGGGCAGGTCGGTTGTGGTTACCACTATCGAGTTCAGACTGAAGGACACCAAGAAGCTCTGCTACACATCTCGGGCCACCTTTTACATAATGCCAGTGGCAAGCCTATGA